TCCTGAAGCAATTCGACTGTGGCCGGGGTGTCTGAGTCACTGGAGTTCTCAACTCGAATAAACACATCCCAGTTTCCAGACTGATTCTTCCGTGCATTGAAAGAAGTAATTCCAAGATTCGCGCCTGCTGAGGGCAACCGTTGGTAATTCAATTCAAATGGCAATTCAAAATTCACTTCTTTAGGAAAATTTCCATCCGAATAAAAAAGGACCGTCTTGATTGGGGCAGTTCGTGAAAGTGCCTGTGTCATCCGTAAAGCATCTTCCAGGTGACTGGGAACATCATCGACCGTCAAACCAGCCAATGACTGTTTTAAGACACGCTGGTTATCAGTAAAGTCAGTTAATCGGCGGGCGGTCGAACTGACGGCGACCAGTGAAACACGCTGGTCCGGAAGTAGGTTTTCAATTAATTCGGTGACACGCGCTTTGGCAAGCTCGAGACGTGTTTTCTTTGTTTCGGGATCGGTAGCGCCCATACTTGCAGAACAGTCGATCAAGATGGGTAAATACTCTGCACGCTCGGCTCCGCTTTGGATAAATGGCTGCATCAGAGAGAGCACTAAAAAAAGCAACAATAAAATTTGGAGCAATAGTAAAATACTGCGTTTAAATTTCTGGAAGGGAGAGTTCACACGTCGGTCATTGATGACTTGACTCCACAGAGCCAGCGAAGGAACTTGCTTGTGGGGGCGTTTTAACTTCAAAAAATAGAAAATAATCAAGGGCAGCAGCAATAGCAGATACCAGGCGCCTTGAATGGAATAAAAGCCAGGCCAGAAGTTCATAAGACCCACCCCTTCCGCCTCAGCAGGTCAAAGAGAACATACTCCAGAGAATCTCCACTATTGGTGGTCAAAAAACGCCCGGATCGTTGGCGGCAAAGCATCGCCAGGTGTTCTTCCAGGAGCACCCGATGCTCGTGATAGAGCCCCAGCAAATCACCGGCAGATGAGATATCCAGGGTCTGGCCACTTTCGCTGTCAATCAGACGTAAATCGCCATTGATCTCCGGGTTGATTTCAGAGGGACCTAATATTTGAACGCCAAACAGTTCCAGACCTGCGCTATACAGCATATTAAATGGACGCTGCAAATCGCCAAATGACTCATAATCGGAAAGAACGATGGCAACCCCCCTTCCCCGATGCGTGCGCAAGACATCTTCCACAGCCAGTTCAATGGGAGAGTTGCCGCCTGCTTCGATTTGTGTCAGAAAATCAAACAGACGTTTCATACTGATTCGTCCCGTTGCTGGTGAGAATTTCTCAGGCCGACTTCCTTTTTGGTTGCAAACGTAGGCGCTGACTTTTTCAAAATTCAACAGCCCCATAACGCCAAACGCGGCTGCTAGTTGTTTACAACGTAAAAACTTGTCTTCGTAATCCATGGATGAAGAAGCGTCAAGAATCAAAACAACATGCATTTCCTCTTCATGCTGATATTGTTTCATAAACGGTTTGTTTAAACGGGAGAAGATATTCCAGTCGATATACCGCACATCATCGCCGGGAACGTAGTTTCGATAATCTGAAAACTCGGTACTGGTCCCTCCCTTGCCGGAAAGATGTTCGCCGCGACTTCGATTTGTTAAACGACGTGTGGGGTTTAAACGCATTCTCTCCAAGATGGATAACGTTCTGTTATCAAAGAGCGACGTAAACTGGTTGGATTGAGTTCCCTGTGACACTGCCGTTTATTCCTTTTCGGGTAGTTCTTTGCAAATCTGTGCAATCAGGTCCGCGACAACAATATTTTCTGCCTGACCATCGTAATTCAGTAATACGCGATGCTGCAGAACTTCATTTGCAAAATAGCGAATATCTTCAAAGGCAACATGCGCGCGTCCTTCACTGAGTGCACGCACGCGCGCAGCTTTAA
This window of the Gimesia fumaroli genome carries:
- a CDS encoding DUF58 domain-containing protein, with amino-acid sequence MSQGTQSNQFTSLFDNRTLSILERMRLNPTRRLTNRSRGEHLSGKGGTSTEFSDYRNYVPGDDVRYIDWNIFSRLNKPFMKQYQHEEEMHVVLILDASSSMDYEDKFLRCKQLAAAFGVMGLLNFEKVSAYVCNQKGSRPEKFSPATGRISMKRLFDFLTQIEAGGNSPIELAVEDVLRTHRGRGVAIVLSDYESFGDLQRPFNMLYSAGLELFGVQILGPSEINPEINGDLRLIDSESGQTLDISSAGDLLGLYHEHRVLLEEHLAMLCRQRSGRFLTTNSGDSLEYVLFDLLRRKGWVL